A portion of the Roseofilum casamattae BLCC-M143 genome contains these proteins:
- a CDS encoding glutathione S-transferase family protein, with protein MYRVYGDLASGNCYKVKLLMNHLGLAHEWIAIDILQGETRTEAFLSKNPNGKIPLLEVPSGQCLSESNAILNYLADGTDYLPKDAWLRANVLKWQFFEQYSHEPYIAVARFIAKYLGLPEERRAEYEAKQVEGYRALRVMEEHLTDRNYLVNESITIADISLYAYTHVADEGGFDLSGYPAVQTWCDRLSSHPRHIPMV; from the coding sequence ATCTATCGAGTCTATGGCGATCTGGCATCGGGCAACTGCTATAAGGTGAAACTGCTGATGAACCATTTAGGACTGGCTCATGAGTGGATTGCGATCGATATCTTGCAAGGCGAAACTCGAACTGAAGCCTTCCTCAGCAAAAATCCCAATGGGAAAATTCCCCTGTTGGAGGTGCCTTCTGGGCAATGTTTGTCGGAGTCGAATGCCATTCTTAACTATTTGGCTGATGGCACGGACTACTTACCCAAGGATGCGTGGCTGCGCGCTAACGTGCTGAAATGGCAGTTTTTTGAACAGTACAGCCACGAGCCATATATTGCAGTGGCTCGATTTATTGCCAAATATTTGGGATTGCCAGAGGAGCGACGGGCCGAATACGAGGCGAAGCAAGTAGAGGGATATCGAGCGCTGAGGGTGATGGAGGAGCATTTAACCGATCGCAATTATCTGGTGAATGAATCAATAACAATTGCCGATATTTCCTTATATGCTTATACTCATGTGGCCGATGAAGGAGGATTCGATCTTTCGGGATATCCTGCAGTGCAAACTTGGTGCGATCGCCTCTCGAGTCACCCCAGACATATTCCCATGGTTTAA